Proteins encoded in a region of the Zea mays cultivar B73 chromosome 2, Zm-B73-REFERENCE-NAM-5.0, whole genome shotgun sequence genome:
- the LOC103645883 gene encoding putative uncharacterized protein DDB_G0274535, with product MESCKHRSRNHAMGSSKRVPPYLLLVLLAVGAAAVSVGILHKMRERRVLAVLLQERDQQLISFQVLLEKEKEINKEMRRKVDELEAKTSVLSIERAELKNKLMDSETTTTYLTNTQKELEAALVEKESHINQIKENAVASNPDQTITIKELLQQKEAEPDLDKSENSSDPIPATVEDNSNNTTISESSHNDESIVVGANTENATSETVVDKSENSNDSMPAPEKENSSNTNASDSSHQNENIIVEAKEDNETSDLVVLDKSESTNGSVPVTAEEQNSYNTTAWESNQQDNSSSQEQFLKLTTNIEDGQFQQNKGDANEQSDDASEGSHLDRSELQRGNQKLIDNQEASKEEPDGTRQVEDPQGEASNHGRESKVLEKENEKERNPEGTSSVDTLSEANQNKTQAVEPVVDPTDVNPSTSTNNEERRETRKRRRRRRSRSRRNRKAAVEDANILDVFVSRVRQAYLFYLDYAKLAGFSVRTKRCNCNCWCGVIATPH from the exons ATGGAATCATGCAAACATAGATCAAGAAACCACGCAATGGGGAGCAGCAAGAGAGTGCCCCCGTACCTTCTGCTGGTGCTGCTGGCCGTCGGAGCCGCCGCGGTGAGCGTCGGCATCCTGCACAAGATGAGGGAGCGCCGCGTCCTTGCTGTCCTCCTCCAGGAACGCGACCAGCAGCTCATCTCCTTCCAAGTCCTCCTCGAG aaagaaaaggaaattaacAAAGAGATGAGGAGGAAAGTGGACGAACTGGAAGCCAAAACATCTGTCCTAAGTATTGAGAGGGCAGAATTGAAAAACAAGCTCATGGATTCAGAAACTACCACGACATATCTTACCAACACGCAGAAAGAATTGGAAGCAGCTCTTGTGGAGAAAGAGAGCCATATCAACCAAATAAAAGAGAATGCAGTTGCTTCAAACCCAGATCAGACGATAACTATAAAGGAACTCCTGCAGCAGAAAGAAGCTGAGCCTGATCTTGACAAATCCGAAAATTCCAGTGATCCCATTCCTGCTACAGTAGAAGATAATTCCAACAATACTACAATATCAGAGAGCAGCCACAATGATGAGAGCATTGTAGTGGGAGCAAACACTGAAAATGCAACTTCTGAAACCGTGGTAGACAAATCTGAAAACTCCAACGATTCCATGCCTGCTCCAGAAAAAGAAAATTCAAGCAACACTAATGCATCAGATAGCAGCCACCAGAATGAGAACATTATAGTGGAAGCAAAAGAAGATAATGAAACTTCTGACCTTGTGGTACTCGACAAATCTGAAAGCACCAATGGTTCTGTACCTGTTACTGCAGAAGAACAAAATTCCTACAACACCACTGCATGGGAGAGCAACCAACAAGATAACAGTTCCTCACAAGAACAGTTCTTAAAGTTAACAACCAACATAGAAGATGGCCAGTTTCAACAGAACAAAGGTGATGCCAATGAGCAATCAGATGATGCTTCAGAGGGAAGCCATTTAGATAGATCTGAGCTTCAGCGGGGGAACCAAAAACTGATAGACAACCAGGAAGCCAGCAAAGAAGAACCGGATGGCACAAGACAGGTGGAAGATCCTCAAGGCGAGGCCAGCAACCACGGCAGAGAAAGTAAAGTGCTCGAGAaggaaaatgagaaagaaagaaatccTGAGGGCACGAGCTCAGTGGACACCTTGAGCGAAGCCAACCAAAACAAAACACAAGCAGTGGAACCTGTTGTCGACCCAACAGATGTAAACCCCAGCACATCCACAAATAACGAGGAGAGAAGAGAAACAAGGAAGAGACGTAGAAGGAGAAGGTCCAGATCTAGAAGGAATAGGAAGGCCGCTGTTGAG GATGCAAACATACTTGATGTGTTTGTCTCCAGGGTGCGGCAAGCCTACCTCTTTTACCTTGACTATGCAAAGTTGGCTGGTTTTAGTGTCAGGACAAagaggtgtaattgcaactgctggtgtggtgtgattgcaaccccgcattag